In Thermanaeromonas sp. C210, the genomic stretch GACCTGTACCTGGTGGAGTTTAAAGACGATGCTACCGCCTTTGACGGGCTCAAAAAAGGGGTTATAGCCGGCAAGGGAGAAATCAACGCCCAGCTTTCTGCCCTCCTTTTCCGGAAGCTGGAGAAGGAGGGTATAGCCACCCACTTCGTGGAACTGGTGGGCCCGCGGGAAATGCTGGTCAAGGCCCTTAAAATCCTGCCGGTGGAGGTGGTGGTACGCAATATAGCCGCGGGCAGCCTTTCCCGGCGTTTGGGGCTGGCAGAGGGTACCCCCTTAAGAACGCCGGTGGTGGAATTCTATTATAAATCCGACGAACTCCACGACCCCATGATTAACGAAGATCATATAGCCGCCTTGGATTTGGCCGGCCCCGATGAGGTAAAAGAATTTAAGGCACGGGCCCTGAAGATTAACGAGGTATTGACCCGGCTCTTAGAACCCGCCGGCCTTGTCCTGGTGGACTTTAAACTGGAGTTTGGCCTGCACCGTGGCCGGCTGCTCCTGGGGGATGAGATTTCTCCCGATACCTGCCGCTTCTGGGACCGAGATACCGGGGAAAAGCTGGATAAGGATCGCTTCCGGCGGGATCTAGGAGGCGTGGAGGAGGCCTACGCCTCCGTGTACGAGCGTATCAGCAAGGTGGTGGGTTGAAGTGTCCAAGTTGTACCTGGCCCGGGTCCACGTGACCCTGAAGACGGGCGTCATGGACCCCCAGGGGGAAGCGGTGAAGCAGGGGCTGTTGACCCTTGGATACCAAGGGGTAAAAGAGGTCCGGGTGGGTAAATACCTGGAAGTGCGCCTGGAGGCCCCGGATGAGGAAGAAGCACGGCACCGGGCAGAGGAGATGTGCCGGCGCCTGCTGGCCAATCCGGTCCTTGAGGATTACATCGTAGAGGTGGCCGAAGGATGAGGTTCGGAGTCATCGTATTTCCCGGCTCCAACTGCGATCAGGACGTCTATTACGCCCTGAAAGAAGTCCTCGGGCAACCGGTGGACTACCTCTGGTATGCCGAAACCCGCCTGAAAGGCTATGACTGCCTGATACTGCCGGGGGGATTTTCTTACGGCGATTATTTGCGGCCCGGGGCCATTGCCAGTTTGTCCCCCATCATGACGGCGGTAAAGGATTTTGCCCTCGAGGGGGGCCTGGTGCTGGGCATCTGTAACGGGTTTCAGATTCTTTTGGAAGCGGGGCTGTTGCCCGGGGCCATGCTGCGCAACCGCTGCCTCCAATTCCGCTGCCAGGACGTCTACCTTAAGGTGGAAAACAATACCACTCCCTTCACCGGCCGTTTTGCCCGGGGGCAGGTGCTAAGGATGCCCATTGCCCATAATGAGGGGAATTATTACGTCGACCCCGCAACCCTGGGGCGTTTAAAGGAGAAAAATCAAATTGTCTTCCGGTACAGCAATCCGGAGGGGGAGATAACCCCTGCGGCCAACCCCAACGGTTCGGTAGACAATATTGCCGGAGTCATAAACGAAGAGGGAAACATTCTGGGCCTTATGCCCCACCCGGAGCGCTGTGTGGAGGAGCTCCTGAGCGGCACCGACGGGCGGGAGCTCTTTGCTTCCATTGTGGACTGGTGGGCGCAGCAGGGCTTGCGCGGTCTGTCTAACAGTTTTTGACGAAGGAGAGAAACCCATGAAGGAAGAGGTCTGGCGGCAGATGGGCCTGACGGACGAAGAATACGAGCGCATTAAAACCCTCTTGGGGCGGGAGCCCAACTACGTGGAACTGGGCATGTTTGCCGTCATGTGGTCCGAACACTGCGGCTACAAGCATTCGCGCCCCTTTTTAAAAATGTTTCCCACCGAGGCCCCCTGGGTCCTGCAGGGCCCGGGAGAGAATGCGGGGGTTATAGATATCGGCGACGGCCAGGCCGTGGTGTTTAAGATGGAAAGCCATAACCACCCGTCGGCCATCGAACCCTTCCAGGGCGCGGCAACCGGCGTGGGAGGTATTGTGCGGGACATCTTCGCCATGGGTGCGCGGCCCATAGCTCTGCTGGATTCTTTGCGCTTTGGTCCCCCAGACAACCCCCGGAACCGCTACCTTTTAAGCGGAGTGGTAAGCGGAATATCCTTTTACGGAAATTGCATCGGGGTTCCCACCGTGGGAGGTGAAGTAGCCTTTGCTCCCTGCTACTCCGGCAACCCCCTGGTCAACGTTATGTGTGTGGGTCTGCTGGAGCACGGCCGGGTCCAGCGGGGCCGGGCCGACGGGATAGGGAATGCCGTTATGGTAGCAGGAGCCCCCACCGGCCGCGACGGCCTCCACGGTGCCACCTTTGCCTCCGAAGGGTTGGGCGAAGCATCGGAGGAACGCCGGCCCTCCGTACAGGTAGGCGACCCCTTCCGGGAGAAGCTGTTGATTGAGGCCTGCCTGGAGGTGGTGAAGGAGGACCTCCTGGTGGGCATGCAGGACATGGGAGCTGCCGGCCTGACCAGTTCCACCGCCGAGATGGCTTCCCGGGCCGGTACAGGAATGGAGATCGACGTGGAGCTGGTGCCGCGGCGGGAAGAGGGCATGACACCCTATGAAGTCATGCTGTCGGAATCCCAGGAGAGGATGCTACTGGTCCCCAAAAGGGGCAGAGAAGAGCGGGTGAAGTCCATTTTTGCCCGTTGGGGCCTGGAGGCCGCGGTGATAGGGCGGGTGACCGGTGACGGCGTGCTGCGGGTGAGGGAAGGGAACCGCGTGGTGGCCGAAGTGCCCGCGCGCTATCTCACGGACGAATGCCCGGTTTATGTGAGGAAGCGGGAACGTCCCCCATATCTGGCGGAGGTGCAGGCCTACGACTGGTCGGCCCTGCCGGAACCGGTGGACTACGGCGATACCCTCCTCAGGCTTCTCTCTTCTCCTAACATTGCCAGTAAGGAAGGGGTCTACCGGCAGTACGATTATATGGTACGCACCGATACGGTGGTAAGGCCGGGTGCCGATGCAGCCGTGCTGCGAATTAAAGGTACCCGGAAGGGGTTGGCCCTAACCGCCGACGGCAATGCCCGTTACTGTTACCTGGACCCGGAGACCGGGGGAGCCATTGCCGTGGCCGAAGCGGCTCGCAATGTTTCCTGCGTAGGCGCCCGGCCCCTGGGCCTGACGGACTGTTTGAATTTCGGTAACCCCGAAAAACCGGAAGTAGCCTGGCAGTTCTACCACTGCATCGCGGGGATGAGCCGGGCCTGTAGGCGCCTCAACATTCCGGTAGTTGGGGGCAACGTCAGCTTTTACAATGAAACCGGGGGGAAGGACATATACCCCACACCGGTGGTAGGAATGGTGGGGCTGCTGGAAAATATCGAGGGCCGGTGCACCCCCGGTTTCAAGGCCGAAGGCCATGTGGTGCTGCTCCTGGGGGAAACCCTGGACGAGTTGGGCGGAAGCGAATACCTGGCCTTAATCCACGGTGTGGTGGCCGGCCGGCCGCCCCGGCTGGATCTGGAGCGGGAGGCGGCCGTGCAGGAAACGGTGCGCCAAGCCATCGGCCGGGGGCTGGTAGAAGCAGCTCACGACTGTTCGGACGGGGGTCTGGCCGTGGCTCTGGCAGAGATGTGCATCCTGGGCCGCGTAGGGGCCCGGATCCACTTGGAAGAAGTAGGGCGTGTCGACAGCCTCCTTTTCTCCGAAAGCCAGTCACGGGTTATCGTAAGCGTTCGGCCGGAAAAGGTGGCCGCAGTGGAGGCCTTGGCTCGGGCGAGGCAGGTGCCCCTTAAAGTCCTGGGAACCTGCGGGGGGCAGGTCCTGGAGATTAGGGTAGGCCTCGTTAAGGCCGTAAACCTCACCCTAGAGGAGATGGAAGCAGCATGGCGGGGGAGCCTGGCCACATTTCTGGAGGGTTAGCCAAGTTCCGGGAAGAATGCGGTGTTTTCGGTATTTATGGTCCGGGAGCCGAGGTGGCGCAGCTTACCTATTACGGCCTATTTGCCCTCCAGCACCGGGGGCAGGAAAGCGCCGGTATGGCCGTAAGCTGCGGCAGCGAGATAGAGGTGTATAAAGGGTTGGGCCTCGTGGCGGAGGTCTTCCGCCCCGACCATCTGCAGACTTTAAAGGGAGAGGTGGCCATAGGCCACGTTCGTTATTCCACCACCGGCTCCACCTCCCTGGTCAACGCCCAGCCCCTGGTGGCCAGCACGGGACAGGGGATGCTGGCGGTGGCCCACAACGGCAACCTGGTAAACACCTCCTCCTTGCGCCGCAAACTGAGCGCGGAGGGCTCGGTTTTCCAGACTACTACCGACAGTGAAATTATTTTAAACCTGCTGGCCCGTTACCGGCATCATCCCCTACCGGAAGCTATAAGGCAGTGCATGGCCGAATTAAAGGGAGCTTACAGCCTGGTCATAATGACGGAGAAACGACTTTTCGGTGTGCGGGATCCCCACGGGATAAGGCCCCTCTGTTTGGGTAGACTGGGCACCTCAGTTGTACTGGCCTCGGAGTCTTGCGCCCTAGATGTCCTGGGGGCAGAATTAATACGGGAAGTGGAGCCGGGAGAAATTATAATTATTGACGAACATGGTATTTCCTCCCTCCAGGGTCCCCGGGCGGACCGTCCGGCCCACTGTATTTTCGAGTTTATTTATTTTGCGCGGCCGGACAGCACCCTCGAGGGGATGAATGTTTATGCCGTAAGGAGGGAGCTGGGACGGCGTCTGGCGGCCGAGTGTCGGGTGGACGCCGACCTGGTCATTCCGGTGCCCGATTCGGGAGTTGCGGCAGCCGGCGGGTATGCCGAGGGATCGGGCCTACCGCTGGTGGAAGGCTTGATCAAGAACCGCTACGTGGGCCGGACCTTCATCCAGCCGACCCAGGAGAGTCGGGAACTGGGGGTGCGCTTGAAGCTCAATCCCATCCGCTCCCTCCTCCGGGGCAAGCGGATCATTATCATCGATGATTCCCTCGTAAGGGGCACTACCAGCCGACACATCATCCAGATGCTGCGGGAGGCAGGCGCCAAGGAGGTCCACCTTCTAATCGCGTCTCCCCCGGTACTTCACCCCTGTTATTACGGCATCGATACCAGCGCCTACGGGGAGCTGATTGCGGCTCGCTGGCCGGTGGAAAGAGTAAGGCGTTACGTGGGGTGCGATACCCTTTATTACTTGAGCTTGGAAGGCCTCTTGAGCGCCTTCGGCCCCCAAAGGGACGATTACTGCACGGCCTGTTTTACCGGCTGTTATCCGGTGCCCCTTTAGGGGATTATGGTTCGGCAGAAGTTTTGAGCCGGGATATACGGCGAATTAAGATATGTATTAAGGAGGCCTGGGCGTTGAGCAGGCGGAACTGGACCTATGCGGCGGCGGGAGTCGATATCGTTGCCGGCAGCCGCGCGGTGGAACTGATGCGGGAGCACGTGCGCAGTACGTGGCGGCCGGGGGTTTTGGGGGATATCGGAGGCTTTGGGGGCCTTTTTGCCCTTAAGGGGACGTACCGGGAGCCGGTGCTGGTGGCCGGGGCCGACGGGGTTGGTACCAAGTTAAAAATTGCCTTCATGCTGGACCGTCACCATACCGTCGGCCAGGATGTAGTGGCCATGTGCGTGAATGACATCCTGGTTCACGGGGCGGAACCCCTTTTCTTCCTCGACTATCTGGCGGTGGGCAAGCTCGACCCGGAAAAGGCAGCCGCTATCGTTAAGGGTGTGGCCGCGGCCTGTCGGCTGGCCGGGTGCGCCCTCCTGGGAGGAGAAACGGCGGAGATGCCCGGCTTTTATTCCCCGGGCGAATACGACCTGGCGGGATTTGCCGTAGGCGTGGTGGAAAGGAAGGAACTTCTGGACGGTACGGCCATCCGGCCCGGTCAGGCTGTAGTTGGGCTGGCCTCGTCAGGGCTCCATTCCAACGGCTTTTCCCTGGCCCGCCGGGTGCTCCTGGAAGAGGCCGGCCTGTCCCTCGGCGGGGAAATACCGGTGCTGGGTTCCACCTTGGGAGAGGAAATGCTGAAGCCCGCCCGCATTTATGTAAGGGCCCTGCTGCCCCTGATCCGGGAAGGGCTCATCAAGGGCCTGGCCCACATTACCGGCGGCGGCCTCGTCGAAAACCCGCCGCGCATTCTGCCCCCGGGGGTGGCCCTGCGCCTTTACCGGGGAGAGTGGCCGGTCCCCCCTATCTTCAATTTGATCCAGGAAGCCGGGGGCATTTCTGACCTTGAGATGTACCGCACCTTCAATATGGGCCTGGGAATGCTGGCGGTGGTAGAAAAAGGGCAAGTCCCTTCCGTCCTCACCCGCCTGCGGGCGGCCGGAGAGCTCCCTTACCTCGTGGGCGAAGTGGTGGAAGGGGCAGGGGAGGTGGAGTTCGTTCCGCCCCTGGAAGGGTAGTTAGGCAGCCACCCCTTCCTTACTTCGGCCCGGCGAGGCAAGGCAGTTTACGGTGGCGGGGCGGAGGAGGCGCCGGCAGGTTGGGGTCTAAAAGGAGCATACTGCTGTGGTAGGGGACCTTTCCGGAGATACGGGAAGACCCCGCGGCCGGCCATGGTAGAGAGAAAACAAATTAAGGGGGGAAAAGGATGTCCCTACCTATTGGAGTACTGGCTTCGGGCCGGGGCAGCAACCTGGAGGCCATTATACGGGCCCGGGAGGCCGGGGAGCTTCCGGTAGAGCTCAAGGTGGTCATAAGTGATAAAAGGGAGGCCCGCGCCCTCCGGATTGCGGCCGAACACGGCATCCCGGCGGAATTTCTGGATCCCCGGGCTTTTCCCGACCGGGTGAGCTATGATTTAGCCCTCGCGGCCCGCCTTAAAGAAGCAGGGGTAGAGCTGGTGGTCCTGGCGGGTTTCATGCGCATCTTGAGTCCGGCCTTCCTGGAACAGTTTCCCCTGCGGGTGATAAATATCCATCCCGCCCTTTTGCCGGCCTTTCCCGGTTTGGAAGCCCAGCGGCAGGCCTGGGAATACGGAGTAAAGATCAGCGGCTGTACGGTCCACTTTGTGGATGTCGGCGTGGACACCGGCCCCATTATCGCTCAGGCAGCCGTGACCGTAGAAGATGGCGACACGCCCGAAACCCTGGCCGAGCGCATACTGGAGCAAGAGCACAGGCTGTTGCCGGAGGCTATACGCTGGATAGCCCAGGGACGCGTTCGAGTCCAGGGCCGCCGGGTATACGTGGAGAAATAGACCTGCAGAATACCGAAAGGAGGAAACGGACGTGACACGCAGAGCCTTGCTCAGTGTTTGGGACAAGAGGGGCCTGGTCGACTTTGCCAGGGGGCTTGTGGAGCTGGGATGGGAAATCATTTCCACCGGAGGGACGGCCAAGGTCCTGCAAGATGCCGGCCTGCCCGTCACCCCCGTCCAGGACGTGACGGGTTTTCCGGGCATACTGGAAGGTAGAGTCAAGACCCTGCACCCCATGCTCCACGGCGGCATATTGGCCAAGCGCACGCCGGAGCACCTGGCCCAGCTGGATGAGCTGGGAATCAAACCCATCGACCTGGTAGCGATAAACCTTTATCCCTTCCAGGAAACCATCTCCCGCCCGGGCTGTACTATAGAGGAGGCCATTGAAAACATCGATATAGGCGGGCCGGCCATGGTGCGGGCGGCGGCTAAAAATCATGAATATGTCACGGTGATTGTGAACCCCGAGCGTTATGAAGAGGTCCTGGCCTGCCTGCGCCAGAACGGCGATGTGGACCTGGCCACCCGGAGGAAGCTGGCAGCCGAGGCCTTCGCCCATACGGCGGCCTATGATGCAGCCATCGCCCTTTACTGGCAGGGCGAAGCCTACGGCCAGGAAAGTTTCCCGCCCGCCTTTTTCCTGGTGGGGTTCAAGGTCCAGGACCTGCGCTACGGCGAAAACCCCCACCAGGGTGCGGCCTTTTACCGGCTGCCCCGCGTACCGGCCGGCAGCCTGGCCGGCAGCCGCCAACTCCAGGGGAAGGAACTTTCCTACAACAATATAATGGACCTGGATGCCGCCTGGAACCTGGTAAGGGAGTTTAAGGAGCCGTTGGTGACCATTATTAAGCACACCAACCCGTGTGGGGCGGCCAAGGGGGGAACGGCCGCGGAGGCCTACCGGAGGGCTTACGAAGCGGACCCCCTTTCGGCCTTCGGCGGCATAGTGGGTTGCAACCGGCCGGTGGACCGGGAGATGGCCGAAGAGCTGGTCAAAACTTTCCTGGAAGCCGTTATTGCTCCCCTCTTCACCCCCGTAGCCCTGGAAATCCTGCGGTCCAAGCCTAACATGCGCCTGGTGGCGGCGGGCGAGGGGCAGGCCTCCGCTGGCTTTTGCCAGGTGCGACCCGTAAGCGGCGGATTTCTCGTGCAAGAGCCCGATCTCCGCGAAGTGCGAGGGGAAGAGCTGAAAGTGGTGACCAGGCGCCGTCCGAGCCCCGAGGAAATGGAAGACCTCCTTTTCGCCTGGAAGGTAGTTAAACATGTAAAATCCAACGCTATTGTAGTCGCTAAGAAGGGTGTTACCCTCGGGATAGGTGCCGGGCAGATGAACAGGGTGGGCGCCGCCCGCCTGGCCCTGGAACAGGCGGGAGAAAAGGCCCGGGGGGCAGTACTGGCTTCGGATGCCTTCTTCCCCTTCCCCGACACGGTGGAGGCCGCCGCGAAAGCCGGGATCACGGCGATAATCCAGCCCGGGGGATCCATCAGGGATAAAGAATCCATAGCCTGCGCCGACGAATACGGTCTTACTATGGTCTTCACCGGCGTGCGCCACTTCCGGCACTAAGGAAGGCGGGCCGGTTGCGAAGGCGAGTATATTTTCCCTTGAAGGGGGGATAGCCGTGAAAATCCTGGTGATAGGAAGTGGCGGGCGGGAACATGCCCTGGTGTGGAAATTGGCCCAGAGTCCTACGGTCACCGAGATCTATTGCGCTCCCGGCAATGCCGGTATAGCCAATCACGCCTACTGCGTCCCCATATCCTCCGACGACATTGAAGGCCTGGTGGATTTTGCCCGCAAGGCCGACATCCAGCTGACGGTGGTGGGACCGGAAGCGCCCCTGGTGGCCGGGGTGGTGGATGCCTTTGAGGCAGCCGGTTTGAGGATATTCGGCCCGCGGCGGGAGACGGCCCTCTTAGAAGGCAGCAAAGCCTGGGCCAAAGAATTCATGGCTAAAGAAGGCATCCCCACCGCCCGTTATGCGGTAGTGGATAACCTGGAGGACGCCCGCCGCTACCTGGACAGGGAAGGGGTGCCGGTGGTAATCAAGGCCGACGGCCTGGCCGCCGGCAAGGGCGTGGTAGTAGCAGAAGACGAAAGGGAAGCCCTTCGGACCATCGAGGAAATGCTGGGCGGCCGCTTCGGCCCTGCGGGGCGACGTCTCGTCCTGGAAGAGAAGCTGGAGGGAGAAGAGGTAAGCGCCATGGCCCTGTGTGACGGAGAGCACATCCTCCCTTTGTTGCCGTCCCAGGACCATAAGCGTCTTTTGGACGGGGACCGGGGCCCCAATACTGGCGGAATGGGTGCCTACGCGCCCGTTCCCTTCTATGACGGGGGCACGGCAGCGGAAGTGATGGAAACCATCTTACAGCCGGCCGTACGCGCCATGGCCGCGGCCGGGAGGCCTTACACCGGCATCCTATACGCCGGATTAATGCTGACTGCCCGGGGGCCCCGCGTCCTGGAGTTCAACTGCCGGCTGGGGGATCCCGAAGCCCAGGCCTTACTGATGCTCCTGGAAAGCGATCTGGTGGATATTATGCTAGCAGCCCTGGAGGGCCGGCTGGACCGGGTGGAAGTCAAATGGCATCCGGGAGCCGCAGCCTGCGTGGTCCTGACGGCTCCGGGATACCCCGGCGCGTATCCCCGGGGTGAAACCATTAGCGGGCTGGACAAGATCCCGCCAGGGGTAGAGGTGTTCCACGCCGGTACGGCCCTGAAGGGGGGACGCCTGGTCACCGCCGGAGGGCGGGTGTTGGGGGTTACGGCCCGCGACGAAACCCTGGAGGAAGCCTTAAAGAAGTCCTATGCCGCGGCGGAGCTTATTGACTTTCCTGGAAAGCACTACCGGCGGGATATCGGTCAG encodes the following:
- the purC gene encoding phosphoribosylaminoimidazolesuccinocarboxamide synthase; this translates as MGMRGELLYEGKAKRVYRTEHPDLYLVEFKDDATAFDGLKKGVIAGKGEINAQLSALLFRKLEKEGIATHFVELVGPREMLVKALKILPVEVVVRNIAAGSLSRRLGLAEGTPLRTPVVEFYYKSDELHDPMINEDHIAALDLAGPDEVKEFKARALKINEVLTRLLEPAGLVLVDFKLEFGLHRGRLLLGDEISPDTCRFWDRDTGEKLDKDRFRRDLGGVEEAYASVYERISKVVG
- the purS gene encoding phosphoribosylformylglycinamidine synthase subunit PurS gives rise to the protein MYLARVHVTLKTGVMDPQGEAVKQGLLTLGYQGVKEVRVGKYLEVRLEAPDEEEARHRAEEMCRRLLANPVLEDYIVEVAEG
- the purQ gene encoding phosphoribosylformylglycinamidine synthase subunit PurQ; the protein is MRFGVIVFPGSNCDQDVYYALKEVLGQPVDYLWYAETRLKGYDCLILPGGFSYGDYLRPGAIASLSPIMTAVKDFALEGGLVLGICNGFQILLEAGLLPGAMLRNRCLQFRCQDVYLKVENNTTPFTGRFARGQVLRMPIAHNEGNYYVDPATLGRLKEKNQIVFRYSNPEGEITPAANPNGSVDNIAGVINEEGNILGLMPHPERCVEELLSGTDGRELFASIVDWWAQQGLRGLSNSF
- the purL gene encoding phosphoribosylformylglycinamidine synthase subunit PurL produces the protein MKEEVWRQMGLTDEEYERIKTLLGREPNYVELGMFAVMWSEHCGYKHSRPFLKMFPTEAPWVLQGPGENAGVIDIGDGQAVVFKMESHNHPSAIEPFQGAATGVGGIVRDIFAMGARPIALLDSLRFGPPDNPRNRYLLSGVVSGISFYGNCIGVPTVGGEVAFAPCYSGNPLVNVMCVGLLEHGRVQRGRADGIGNAVMVAGAPTGRDGLHGATFASEGLGEASEERRPSVQVGDPFREKLLIEACLEVVKEDLLVGMQDMGAAGLTSSTAEMASRAGTGMEIDVELVPRREEGMTPYEVMLSESQERMLLVPKRGREERVKSIFARWGLEAAVIGRVTGDGVLRVREGNRVVAEVPARYLTDECPVYVRKRERPPYLAEVQAYDWSALPEPVDYGDTLLRLLSSPNIASKEGVYRQYDYMVRTDTVVRPGADAAVLRIKGTRKGLALTADGNARYCYLDPETGGAIAVAEAARNVSCVGARPLGLTDCLNFGNPEKPEVAWQFYHCIAGMSRACRRLNIPVVGGNVSFYNETGGKDIYPTPVVGMVGLLENIEGRCTPGFKAEGHVVLLLGETLDELGGSEYLALIHGVVAGRPPRLDLEREAAVQETVRQAIGRGLVEAAHDCSDGGLAVALAEMCILGRVGARIHLEEVGRVDSLLFSESQSRVIVSVRPEKVAAVEALARARQVPLKVLGTCGGQVLEIRVGLVKAVNLTLEEMEAAWRGSLATFLEG
- the purF gene encoding amidophosphoribosyltransferase; this translates as MAGEPGHISGGLAKFREECGVFGIYGPGAEVAQLTYYGLFALQHRGQESAGMAVSCGSEIEVYKGLGLVAEVFRPDHLQTLKGEVAIGHVRYSTTGSTSLVNAQPLVASTGQGMLAVAHNGNLVNTSSLRRKLSAEGSVFQTTTDSEIILNLLARYRHHPLPEAIRQCMAELKGAYSLVIMTEKRLFGVRDPHGIRPLCLGRLGTSVVLASESCALDVLGAELIREVEPGEIIIIDEHGISSLQGPRADRPAHCIFEFIYFARPDSTLEGMNVYAVRRELGRRLAAECRVDADLVIPVPDSGVAAAGGYAEGSGLPLVEGLIKNRYVGRTFIQPTQESRELGVRLKLNPIRSLLRGKRIIIIDDSLVRGTTSRHIIQMLREAGAKEVHLLIASPPVLHPCYYGIDTSAYGELIAARWPVERVRRYVGCDTLYYLSLEGLLSAFGPQRDDYCTACFTGCYPVPL
- the purM gene encoding phosphoribosylformylglycinamidine cyclo-ligase codes for the protein MSRRNWTYAAAGVDIVAGSRAVELMREHVRSTWRPGVLGDIGGFGGLFALKGTYREPVLVAGADGVGTKLKIAFMLDRHHTVGQDVVAMCVNDILVHGAEPLFFLDYLAVGKLDPEKAAAIVKGVAAACRLAGCALLGGETAEMPGFYSPGEYDLAGFAVGVVERKELLDGTAIRPGQAVVGLASSGLHSNGFSLARRVLLEEAGLSLGGEIPVLGSTLGEEMLKPARIYVRALLPLIREGLIKGLAHITGGGLVENPPRILPPGVALRLYRGEWPVPPIFNLIQEAGGISDLEMYRTFNMGLGMLAVVEKGQVPSVLTRLRAAGELPYLVGEVVEGAGEVEFVPPLEG
- the purN gene encoding phosphoribosylglycinamide formyltransferase, which encodes MSLPIGVLASGRGSNLEAIIRAREAGELPVELKVVISDKREARALRIAAEHGIPAEFLDPRAFPDRVSYDLALAARLKEAGVELVVLAGFMRILSPAFLEQFPLRVINIHPALLPAFPGLEAQRQAWEYGVKISGCTVHFVDVGVDTGPIIAQAAVTVEDGDTPETLAERILEQEHRLLPEAIRWIAQGRVRVQGRRVYVEK
- the purH gene encoding bifunctional phosphoribosylaminoimidazolecarboxamide formyltransferase/IMP cyclohydrolase; this encodes MTRRALLSVWDKRGLVDFARGLVELGWEIISTGGTAKVLQDAGLPVTPVQDVTGFPGILEGRVKTLHPMLHGGILAKRTPEHLAQLDELGIKPIDLVAINLYPFQETISRPGCTIEEAIENIDIGGPAMVRAAAKNHEYVTVIVNPERYEEVLACLRQNGDVDLATRRKLAAEAFAHTAAYDAAIALYWQGEAYGQESFPPAFFLVGFKVQDLRYGENPHQGAAFYRLPRVPAGSLAGSRQLQGKELSYNNIMDLDAAWNLVREFKEPLVTIIKHTNPCGAAKGGTAAEAYRRAYEADPLSAFGGIVGCNRPVDREMAEELVKTFLEAVIAPLFTPVALEILRSKPNMRLVAAGEGQASAGFCQVRPVSGGFLVQEPDLREVRGEELKVVTRRRPSPEEMEDLLFAWKVVKHVKSNAIVVAKKGVTLGIGAGQMNRVGAARLALEQAGEKARGAVLASDAFFPFPDTVEAAAKAGITAIIQPGGSIRDKESIACADEYGLTMVFTGVRHFRH
- the purD gene encoding phosphoribosylamine--glycine ligase; translated protein: MKILVIGSGGREHALVWKLAQSPTVTEIYCAPGNAGIANHAYCVPISSDDIEGLVDFARKADIQLTVVGPEAPLVAGVVDAFEAAGLRIFGPRRETALLEGSKAWAKEFMAKEGIPTARYAVVDNLEDARRYLDREGVPVVIKADGLAAGKGVVVAEDEREALRTIEEMLGGRFGPAGRRLVLEEKLEGEEVSAMALCDGEHILPLLPSQDHKRLLDGDRGPNTGGMGAYAPVPFYDGGTAAEVMETILQPAVRAMAAAGRPYTGILYAGLMLTARGPRVLEFNCRLGDPEAQALLMLLESDLVDIMLAALEGRLDRVEVKWHPGAAACVVLTAPGYPGAYPRGETISGLDKIPPGVEVFHAGTALKGGRLVTAGGRVLGVTARDETLEEALKKSYAAAELIDFPGKHYRRDIGQRAYKLSPAGQSK